The proteins below come from a single Solea senegalensis isolate Sse05_10M linkage group LG2, IFAPA_SoseM_1, whole genome shotgun sequence genomic window:
- the LOC122765498 gene encoding pleckstrin homology domain-containing family G member 3 isoform X2: MPEGSHSALHQSPMGEESLQLSSPLCTSEHDQTNIDLGSDCFSRLCAEPLDGEGERPVSLVSTLSSDSSRDSHSLFGSTIALPSSTTPPLPCGEDIDLELSPAEGSREQTGDQSPTLASTRSRWQERLESRAIGNQWNNNNAASNRKASPDIPHIPDLPVVTGTMAPNPKLTYVDRVVMEIIETERMYVKDLRSIVEDYLAHIIDMSNLPIRPEQVCALFGNIEDIYEFNSELLQSLDMCEYDPVAIARCFVDKSEYFEIYTQYCTNYPNSVAALTDSMRNKTLAKFFRDRQAALKRSLPLGSFLLKPVQRILKYHLLLQEIAKHFDPDEEGYDVVQEAIDTMTGVAWYINDMKRKHEHAVRVQEIQSLLINWKGPDLTTYGELVLEGTFHVLRAKNTRTLFLFERMLLITKKRGEHYVYKVHISCSTLMLLDSAKDPLLFSVIHFKHPKQPHTVQAKSIEEKRVWAHHIKRLILENHNTIIPQKAKDAILDNSNYQGKHQYSPERLSRAESCQADDFYLGGRKGRRRSEPAKQIMRSTKAVLKHADSEGALLGDRCSLQPATSVSTLASVLGEPQAETPCVDHLIPRRDSLEQLSSIDSGPKLGSSPSEGGMELEKAEENDEEEGDSYKEDILMGDDQDDHNRDMSDSTLREESETYGEEEEHADVAVKKKRSTQVNVEKHQAKKSDHLEMHYSQSPKSPVSPASQDSDATECQDTSRETGEEEEGGESDTSSLQVEETSVITNGELSEEEEDVLVCKSILPSSVLDQASVIAERFISSLSRRSSLVSEDLGSLACPSPSADNEVFKSPSACIDLEKQTQMFDSSTPEPQATSEAHRSTPAHGPALNVFTEGERRSTLSKQDRLLIHKIRRYYEHAEHQDAAFSIKRRESLSYIPAGLVRHLSQQLNSVPQEKAVPVHKKVLSRNRPTSWSVFDLPGLEKSRNTENCRKSETQKEVEVKARSQSISEASATEEEFRPSSDMLKVWQDMEMEEESQEVQQPEEEEVDDVKLEAAKDTSLDSLDNETDEQPQHNLEEHELCTASDSSSVSSPDTTSRPTQVESGQESKPSKTFVTQENNHVCHEQLPKSISFRTSIDEDQILQDMGKMKNKVFQLARQYSQRIKNNRPMVWQRNRDTANQQSFKNISTVHEERMQLRKKGKHNLRLPLIACDQMVIHEVRSPSPVQTPNSCSSSQSTVSCPQSPQADTFHWPHVQELRSKYTSPSKITRSCTDGLLESCRNVCNGCSHTYSSSSDLHKDLSDFPRTHSESCSVVEGRPPLQPLLCRWNSLDHMLGSLPLHEVQNLQEPMRTNLHDGDRLTQDDMDCAEKCDILSSGKMSESNLVKSLREKFQSLSTGS, encoded by the exons AATCTCTTCAGTTGTCCTCGCCCCTCTGCACAAGTGAACATGACCAGACAAATATTGACCTGGGCTCAGACTGTTTCAGCCGGCTATGTGCGGAGCCACTGGACGGAGAGGGTGAACGTCCAGTGAGCCTGGTGTCCACCCTGTCCTCTGACTCGTCTCGCGATAGTCACAGCCTTTTTGGCAGCACCATTGCTCTTCCTTCCTCTACCACGCCGCCCTTACCGTGCGGGGAGGACATAGACTTGGAGCTGAGCCCAGCCGAAGGTAGCAGGGAGCAGACTGGAGACCAGAGTCCCACCCTCGCAAGTACCAGGAGCCGCTGGCAGGAGCGGCTGGAGTCCAGGGCGATCGGCAACCAGTGGAATAACAACAACGCCGCCTCCAACAGGAAAGCAAGTCCTGACATTCCTCACATCCCTGATTTGCCAGTCGTCACAGGCACTATGGCGCCCAACCCGAAGTTGACCTATGTAGACCGTGTTGTCATGGAGATAATTGAGACAGAGCGCATGTATGTGAAGGACCTGCGCAGCATTGTAGAG GACTATTTGGCTCACATTATCGACATGAGCAACCTTCCCATACGACCAGAACAAGTGTGTGCCCTGTTTGGAAACATAGAGGACATCTACGAGTTTAACAG CGAACTATTGCAGTCTTTGGACATGTGTGAGTACGACCCCGTGGCCATAGCCAGATGCTTTGTAGATAAG AGTGAATACTTTGAAATTTACACTCAGTATTGCACCAACTATCCAAA TTCAGTGGCTGCGCTGACCGACTCCATGAGGAATAAGACTTTAGCCAAGTTCTTCAGGGATCGACAGGCCGCCCTGAAACGCTCCCTCCCTTTGGGCTCGTTCCTGCTCAAACCAGTTCAGAGGATCCTGAAATATCATCTGCTACTGCAG GAAATCGCGAAGCACTTTGACCCAGATGAGGAAGGCTATGACGTGGTGCAGGAGGCCATAGACACCATGACAGGAGTGGCCTGGTACATCAACGATATGAAGCGGAAACATGAACATGCTGTGAGAGTGCAG GAGATACAGTCTCTTCTGATCAACTGGAAGGGTCCTGACCTGACCACCTATGGAGAGCTGGTGCTGGAGGGCACCTTTCATGTCCTGAGGGCAAAGAACACCCGGACGCTCTTCCTCTTCGAAAGGATGCTCCTCATTACCAAGAAAAGAGGGGAGCACTATGTCTACAAGGTTCACATCTCG TGTTCCACCCTAATGCTACTTGACAGTGCCAAGGATCCCCTGCTCTTCAGTGTCATCCATTTTAAGCATCCCAAGCAACCCCATACAGTGCAG GCCAAGTCAATAGAAGAGAAGCGAGTCTGGGCCCATCACATTAAGAGACTCATTCTTGAGAACCACAACACCATCATCCCTCAGAAG GCAAAGGACGCCATACTGGACAATTCAAACT ACCAAGGGAAGCACCAGTACAGTCCTGAGAGGCTGAGCAGAGCTGAGTCCTGTCAGGCAGATGATTTCTATCTCGGTGGACGAAAGGGTAGAAGAAGATCAG AGCCTGCGAAACAAATCATGAGGAGCACAAAAG CCGTGTTGAAG CATGCAGACAGTGAGGGTGCACTGCTGGGGGATAGATGCTCCCTTCAGCCAGCCACTAGTGTCAGTACGCTGGCTTCCGTTCTTGGCGAGCCCCAGGCTGAGACGCCATGTGTGGACCACCTAATTCCTAGGAGGGACTCTCTGGAGCAGCTAAGTTCCATTGACAGTGGCCCGAAACTGGGTTCTTCGCCCAGTGAGGGGGGGATGGAGCTGGAGAAGGCAGAGGAAAATGATGAGGAAGAGGGGGACAGTTACAAGGAAGATATACTGATGGGAGACGACCAG GACGATCACAACAGAGACATGAGTGACAGTACGCTGAGAGAGGAGTCGGAGACTTAcggggaggaggaagaacatGCGGACGtggctgtgaaaaaaaaacgatCCACACAG GTCAATGTGGAGAAGCATCAAGCAAAGAAGAGTGATCATCTGGAGATGCACTACTCCCAGAGTCCGAAGTCTCCCGTCTCGCCTGCTTCACAAGACTCAGACGCCACAGAATGTCAGGATACCTCGAGAGAAactggagaggaggaagaaggcgGAGAGAGCGACACCTCTAGTCTCCAAGTGGAGGAGACGAGTGTAATAACAAATGGGGAGctctcagaggaggaggaggatgtgttgGTCTGTAAAAGCATCCTACCATCGTCCGTGTTGGACCAGGCGAGTGTGATAGCGGAGCGCTTCATCAGCAGCTTGTCCAGACGGAGCAGTCTGGTTTCAGAGGACCTGGGTTCCCTCGCCTGCCCCTCACCGTCGGCAGACAATGAGGTCTTCAAAAGTCCCTCTGCCTGCATAGACttggagaaacaaacacaaatgtttgacAGCTCCACTCCAGAGCCTCAGGCAACCTCAGAGGCACACCGGTCTACACCCGCACATGGTCCTGCACTGAACGTCTTCACTGAAGGAGAACGGAGGTCCACGCTTTCCAAACAAGATCGCCTCCTCATCCACAAGATCAGGAGATACTACGAGCATGCAGAACACCAGGATGCAGCTTTCAGCATCAAGCGCAGGGAAAGTCTCTCCTATATCCCAGCAGGTCTGGTGAGACACCTGAGCCAACAGCTGAACAGCGTTCCTCAGGAGAAGGCTGTTCCAGTCCACAAGAAAGTCTTATCTAGGAACCGACCCACTTCCTGGTCTGTTTTTGACCTTCCTGGACTAGAAAAGAGTCGAAACACTGAAAATTGTCGGAAAAGTGAAACACAGAAAGAAGTGGAAGTAAAGGCTAGATCTCAGAGCATCTCTGAAGCCTCAGCCACAGAAGAAGAGTTCAGACCCTCATCAGACATGCTCAAGGTCTGGCAAGACATGgaaatggaggaggagagcCAGGAAGTCCAACAGCCTGAAGAGGAGGAAGTTGATGATGTGAAATTAGAAGCAGCAAAGGACACAAGCCTAGACTCTCTAGATAATGAAACTGATGAGCAACCACAGCATAATTTAGAAGAGCATGAATTATGCACTGCCTCAGACAGCTCCTCAGTCTCATCACCCGACACAACTTCACGACCCACACAGGTGGAATCTGGTCAAGAGTCTAAACCAAGTAAGACTTTTGTGACACAAGAAAATAACCATGTCTGCCACGAGCAGCTACCAAAGAGCATTAGCTTCCGAACGAGTATTGACGAGGACCAGATCCTGCAAGACATGGGaaagatgaaaaacaaggtGTTCCAGCTGGCTCGTCAGTACAGCCAGCGCATCAAGAACAACAGACCTATGGTCTGGCAAAGGAACCGAGATACAGCGAATCAACAGAGCTTCAAGAACATTTCTACTGTCCATGAGGAGAGGATGCAGCTGAGGAAGAAAG GCAAACACAACCTGAGATTGCCCTTGATTGCGTGCGATCAGATGGTCATCCATGAAGTGCGCTCCCCAAGTCCAGTCCAGACTCCCAACTCTTGTTCCAGCTCTCAGAGCACAGTCTCCTGCCCACAAAGCCCACAAGCAGACACTTTCCACTGGCCCCACGTGCAGGAGCTGCGCTCCAAATACACCTCGCCCTCAAAAATAACCCGTAGCTGCACAGACGGGCTGTTGGAGTCCTGCAGGAACGTGTGCAATGGCTGctcacacacgtacagtagCTCCTCAGACCTTCACAAAGATCTGTCGGACTTTCCGAGAACACATTCTGAAAGTTGTTCTGTAGTCGAGGGCAGGCCCCCGCTTCAGCCCCTGCTGTGCAGGTGGAACTCTTTGGACCACATGCTCGGGTCTCTTCCTCTCCATGAGGTACAGAACCTTCAGGAACCCATGAGGACCAACCTCCACGACGGGGACCGTCTCACCCAGGATGACATGGACTGTGCAGAAAAGTGTGACATCCTGAGTTCAGGGAAGATGTCAGAAAGTAATCTAGTGAAAAGCTTACGGGAGAAGTTCCAGAGCTTAAGCACAGGCTCGTGA
- the LOC122765498 gene encoding pleckstrin homology domain-containing family G member 3 isoform X4, with the protein MAPNPKLTYVDRVVMEIIETERMYVKDLRSIVEDYLAHIIDMSNLPIRPEQVCALFGNIEDIYEFNSELLQSLDMCEYDPVAIARCFVDKSEYFEIYTQYCTNYPNSVAALTDSMRNKTLAKFFRDRQAALKRSLPLGSFLLKPVQRILKYHLLLQEIAKHFDPDEEGYDVVQEAIDTMTGVAWYINDMKRKHEHAVRVQEIQSLLINWKGPDLTTYGELVLEGTFHVLRAKNTRTLFLFERMLLITKKRGEHYVYKVHISCSTLMLLDSAKDPLLFSVIHFKHPKQPHTVQAKSIEEKRVWAHHIKRLILENHNTIIPQKAKDAILDNSNYQGKHQYSPERLSRAESCQADDFYLGGRKGRRRSEPAKQIMRSTKAVLKHADSEGALLGDRCSLQPATSVSTLASVLGEPQAETPCVDHLIPRRDSLEQLSSIDSGPKLGSSPSEGGMELEKAEENDEEEGDSYKEDILMGDDQVADFASSVLAAISCWHYRAKALLSTHFTTDDHNRDMSDSTLREESETYGEEEEHADVAVKKKRSTQVNVEKHQAKKSDHLEMHYSQSPKSPVSPASQDSDATECQDTSRETGEEEEGGESDTSSLQVEETSVITNGELSEEEEDVLVCKSILPSSVLDQASVIAERFISSLSRRSSLVSEDLGSLACPSPSADNEVFKSPSACIDLEKQTQMFDSSTPEPQATSEAHRSTPAHGPALNVFTEGERRSTLSKQDRLLIHKIRRYYEHAEHQDAAFSIKRRESLSYIPAGLVRHLSQQLNSVPQEKAVPVHKKVLSRNRPTSWSVFDLPGLEKSRNTENCRKSETQKEVEVKARSQSISEASATEEEFRPSSDMLKVWQDMEMEEESQEVQQPEEEEVDDVKLEAAKDTSLDSLDNETDEQPQHNLEEHELCTASDSSSVSSPDTTSRPTQVESGQESKPSKTFVTQENNHVCHEQLPKSISFRTSIDEDQILQDMGKMKNKVFQLARQYSQRIKNNRPMVWQRNRDTANQQSFKNISTVHEERMQLRKKGKHNLRLPLIACDQMVIHEVRSPSPVQTPNSCSSSQSTVSCPQSPQADTFHWPHVQELRSKYTSPSKITRSCTDGLLESCRNVCNGCSHTYSSSSDLHKDLSDFPRTHSESCSVVEGRPPLQPLLCRWNSLDHMLGSLPLHEVQNLQEPMRTNLHDGDRLTQDDMDCAEKCDILSSGKMSESNLVKSLREKFQSLSTGS; encoded by the exons ATGGCGCCCAACCCGAAGTTGACCTATGTAGACCGTGTTGTCATGGAGATAATTGAGACAGAGCGCATGTATGTGAAGGACCTGCGCAGCATTGTAGAG GACTATTTGGCTCACATTATCGACATGAGCAACCTTCCCATACGACCAGAACAAGTGTGTGCCCTGTTTGGAAACATAGAGGACATCTACGAGTTTAACAG CGAACTATTGCAGTCTTTGGACATGTGTGAGTACGACCCCGTGGCCATAGCCAGATGCTTTGTAGATAAG AGTGAATACTTTGAAATTTACACTCAGTATTGCACCAACTATCCAAA TTCAGTGGCTGCGCTGACCGACTCCATGAGGAATAAGACTTTAGCCAAGTTCTTCAGGGATCGACAGGCCGCCCTGAAACGCTCCCTCCCTTTGGGCTCGTTCCTGCTCAAACCAGTTCAGAGGATCCTGAAATATCATCTGCTACTGCAG GAAATCGCGAAGCACTTTGACCCAGATGAGGAAGGCTATGACGTGGTGCAGGAGGCCATAGACACCATGACAGGAGTGGCCTGGTACATCAACGATATGAAGCGGAAACATGAACATGCTGTGAGAGTGCAG GAGATACAGTCTCTTCTGATCAACTGGAAGGGTCCTGACCTGACCACCTATGGAGAGCTGGTGCTGGAGGGCACCTTTCATGTCCTGAGGGCAAAGAACACCCGGACGCTCTTCCTCTTCGAAAGGATGCTCCTCATTACCAAGAAAAGAGGGGAGCACTATGTCTACAAGGTTCACATCTCG TGTTCCACCCTAATGCTACTTGACAGTGCCAAGGATCCCCTGCTCTTCAGTGTCATCCATTTTAAGCATCCCAAGCAACCCCATACAGTGCAG GCCAAGTCAATAGAAGAGAAGCGAGTCTGGGCCCATCACATTAAGAGACTCATTCTTGAGAACCACAACACCATCATCCCTCAGAAG GCAAAGGACGCCATACTGGACAATTCAAACT ACCAAGGGAAGCACCAGTACAGTCCTGAGAGGCTGAGCAGAGCTGAGTCCTGTCAGGCAGATGATTTCTATCTCGGTGGACGAAAGGGTAGAAGAAGATCAG AGCCTGCGAAACAAATCATGAGGAGCACAAAAG CCGTGTTGAAG CATGCAGACAGTGAGGGTGCACTGCTGGGGGATAGATGCTCCCTTCAGCCAGCCACTAGTGTCAGTACGCTGGCTTCCGTTCTTGGCGAGCCCCAGGCTGAGACGCCATGTGTGGACCACCTAATTCCTAGGAGGGACTCTCTGGAGCAGCTAAGTTCCATTGACAGTGGCCCGAAACTGGGTTCTTCGCCCAGTGAGGGGGGGATGGAGCTGGAGAAGGCAGAGGAAAATGATGAGGAAGAGGGGGACAGTTACAAGGAAGATATACTGATGGGAGACGACCAGGTAGCCGACTTTGCCAGTTCAGTGCTGGCAGCCATCTCCTGCTGGCACTATAGAGCCAAGGCTTTGCTTTCTACTCACTTCACAACG GACGATCACAACAGAGACATGAGTGACAGTACGCTGAGAGAGGAGTCGGAGACTTAcggggaggaggaagaacatGCGGACGtggctgtgaaaaaaaaacgatCCACACAG GTCAATGTGGAGAAGCATCAAGCAAAGAAGAGTGATCATCTGGAGATGCACTACTCCCAGAGTCCGAAGTCTCCCGTCTCGCCTGCTTCACAAGACTCAGACGCCACAGAATGTCAGGATACCTCGAGAGAAactggagaggaggaagaaggcgGAGAGAGCGACACCTCTAGTCTCCAAGTGGAGGAGACGAGTGTAATAACAAATGGGGAGctctcagaggaggaggaggatgtgttgGTCTGTAAAAGCATCCTACCATCGTCCGTGTTGGACCAGGCGAGTGTGATAGCGGAGCGCTTCATCAGCAGCTTGTCCAGACGGAGCAGTCTGGTTTCAGAGGACCTGGGTTCCCTCGCCTGCCCCTCACCGTCGGCAGACAATGAGGTCTTCAAAAGTCCCTCTGCCTGCATAGACttggagaaacaaacacaaatgtttgacAGCTCCACTCCAGAGCCTCAGGCAACCTCAGAGGCACACCGGTCTACACCCGCACATGGTCCTGCACTGAACGTCTTCACTGAAGGAGAACGGAGGTCCACGCTTTCCAAACAAGATCGCCTCCTCATCCACAAGATCAGGAGATACTACGAGCATGCAGAACACCAGGATGCAGCTTTCAGCATCAAGCGCAGGGAAAGTCTCTCCTATATCCCAGCAGGTCTGGTGAGACACCTGAGCCAACAGCTGAACAGCGTTCCTCAGGAGAAGGCTGTTCCAGTCCACAAGAAAGTCTTATCTAGGAACCGACCCACTTCCTGGTCTGTTTTTGACCTTCCTGGACTAGAAAAGAGTCGAAACACTGAAAATTGTCGGAAAAGTGAAACACAGAAAGAAGTGGAAGTAAAGGCTAGATCTCAGAGCATCTCTGAAGCCTCAGCCACAGAAGAAGAGTTCAGACCCTCATCAGACATGCTCAAGGTCTGGCAAGACATGgaaatggaggaggagagcCAGGAAGTCCAACAGCCTGAAGAGGAGGAAGTTGATGATGTGAAATTAGAAGCAGCAAAGGACACAAGCCTAGACTCTCTAGATAATGAAACTGATGAGCAACCACAGCATAATTTAGAAGAGCATGAATTATGCACTGCCTCAGACAGCTCCTCAGTCTCATCACCCGACACAACTTCACGACCCACACAGGTGGAATCTGGTCAAGAGTCTAAACCAAGTAAGACTTTTGTGACACAAGAAAATAACCATGTCTGCCACGAGCAGCTACCAAAGAGCATTAGCTTCCGAACGAGTATTGACGAGGACCAGATCCTGCAAGACATGGGaaagatgaaaaacaaggtGTTCCAGCTGGCTCGTCAGTACAGCCAGCGCATCAAGAACAACAGACCTATGGTCTGGCAAAGGAACCGAGATACAGCGAATCAACAGAGCTTCAAGAACATTTCTACTGTCCATGAGGAGAGGATGCAGCTGAGGAAGAAAG GCAAACACAACCTGAGATTGCCCTTGATTGCGTGCGATCAGATGGTCATCCATGAAGTGCGCTCCCCAAGTCCAGTCCAGACTCCCAACTCTTGTTCCAGCTCTCAGAGCACAGTCTCCTGCCCACAAAGCCCACAAGCAGACACTTTCCACTGGCCCCACGTGCAGGAGCTGCGCTCCAAATACACCTCGCCCTCAAAAATAACCCGTAGCTGCACAGACGGGCTGTTGGAGTCCTGCAGGAACGTGTGCAATGGCTGctcacacacgtacagtagCTCCTCAGACCTTCACAAAGATCTGTCGGACTTTCCGAGAACACATTCTGAAAGTTGTTCTGTAGTCGAGGGCAGGCCCCCGCTTCAGCCCCTGCTGTGCAGGTGGAACTCTTTGGACCACATGCTCGGGTCTCTTCCTCTCCATGAGGTACAGAACCTTCAGGAACCCATGAGGACCAACCTCCACGACGGGGACCGTCTCACCCAGGATGACATGGACTGTGCAGAAAAGTGTGACATCCTGAGTTCAGGGAAGATGTCAGAAAGTAATCTAGTGAAAAGCTTACGGGAGAAGTTCCAGAGCTTAAGCACAGGCTCGTGA